The region AAGTTATTTCACCAGAAGCCTTGAAACGTCGAGACCAACTAAGAGAAGATGCCGCTAATGAACTTGAACAAACCAATGATAATAGTTGCGATTTCTTTTGATTCATCCAATAACTAGAATGATGTAACAGCAGCGCCGCAGATTTACACGGTAAAAGCGGAGTAAGATATTTTGTTCACATACCAAGTTTGTTTTCCTGTAGGTGTCTTTACGACTGCTTCGTCATCGATCTCTTTTTTCAGTAAGGCAAGAGCCATGGGGGCGTCAATAGAGATGTAATCTTTTCTCCCGTATATCTCATCTGGCCCAACAATTTTAAATTGTTTAATTTCACCATTTTCATTTTCAATTTCGACCCAAGCACCAAAAAAAACCTTACCGTCTTGTTCAGGTGAATACTCAATGACCTTAACGGCCTCAATACGTTTTCTGAGAAATCTCACTCGAGAATCTATTTGCCTGAGTAGCCTTTTATTCTCTTTATAATCAGCATTTTCTGAACGGTCCCCTAGACTGGCAGCCCAAGTGACTTTTAGGGTTATTTCGGGTCTATACTCACGCCACAGATAGTGCAGTTCTTTATTTAATTTGTCCAACCCTTCACGGGTTATCAGGTTTGTTTTCAATTTGATCTACCTCGCTCTTAGTTGCTAATACTGTCATGCTTTTTTGCGATAGCTAAGGTGATAATACTGCCATTTAGGCCTAACTCCAATGGTTGTTGTCGAATAAGTTGGGTTGATGGTAAAGATGTTCACATTCTTCTGTTTTAGTTAATGATTTCGATATCGGTCATGCTTGAATCGTTGATTAACCTTGATTGTCGTTAATCATTAACGTTGAGCTTATTGGAGGTACTTAGTGCAAGGGTTGTAGGCGGTGACGTTTAAATAAGTGGATTGATGATGGCGTATGCGGTAAATCGCTCTACAATTAAAAGAGAAATCTTTTAGCGGAGTCCTGAGTGAATGCTAGGTAATATTAATATTTCAACCAAACTATTCACTAGTAGCCTGTTATTTTCTGCAGTAATGGCGTTTATCTTATTGTATATGCTGCTCACTGTTAGAGTGGTCTCACAGAAAGGAGTCGAGCAGCAGAATTTAGTTAAGCTGCAAATAGCAGCGGTTAAGCATCAAGGAGAGATGCAAAAATTGCAGCAAGACGCCCGAGATAAACATCTGCTAGTGAGTGATATTTATCATGAGTTTAGAAACTTACGAGCTTGGTTGCTTGATCTCTCTTTAAGCGGGTTAGATGAAGCAAAAAAGCAAGCTATCGATACTAAGACGATATTAGACCATAAGCTAGAGGAGCTTTCGGGTAGCGATAGGGCTTTGGCGATGAGACTCAGTGAGCAGGTTGAGCATTTTTACCTTGTCATGAATCAGGCTGTGGATTCTTATGTCGCAGGACCCCGTGTTAAAGGCCATTCACTGGTTGGTGAAAGTCGGCTGGTGGTGGAAGGGCTTGAACAAGATTTACTGAAATTCATGAAGGAGAGCGACATGAGTTTTACTGATCTTAATCAGCAGCAGAGTGAAGCAGGGACGGAAGTTATCCGCTCTGGTGAATTAGTGAAAAATGCTGCTGACAAAGTGGCACAAAAAAATGCTGAACTTTTCATTTCATCGTTTGTCTGTTTGTTGCTAATTACTGGGTTTAGTTTTTTTTATAATTTTATGATGCGTCGGGAAATCTGCCAGCCAATTGAGCGGTTTGTGAAGACCGTGGAGCACGTTGAACAGGAATTGGATTTAACCCGTAGATTTGATGTTTGCATTGATGATGAGACTGATACAGATACCGTTGGAACGGCATTTAATCGATTAATGAGAAATTTTGAAAAGAGAGTGAGCGCAAGAACAGCAGAGTTACAGAAGAATAATGAAGAATTGAGTCATATTTTAGATGAGCTGAAATTCACTAAAAATGAATTAATGGCAAAAGAGAAAATGGCTGCCCTTGGAGGCCTTGTGGCCAGTATTACTCATGAAATTAATACCCCATTAGGTGTCTGTTTATCTGCCGCTTCCCATTTAGATGTCACTGTGAATACACTGAATGATAATTATCTCAATGGCGAGTTGACCGAAGATGAATTAAACGTCTATATAAAAGACTTTCTCGATTGCTCCAAGTTATTATTGAGTAATTTAGAGCGGGCAACTAAATTGATTCAAAGTTTTAAAAAGGTCTCTGTAGACCAGTCACATGAAGAGATCCAAGATTTTGACCTTAAAGTATATGTTGATGAAGTCTTCTTTTCGCTGGGTCCACTTCTTTCGCGTACTTCACTTGAATTAAGCTATACCTGCCCTGAATATATAATGATTAGAAGTAATCCTGGCGCCTTTTATCAGATTATCAGTAATCTCTGTAATAATGCTATCCTTCACGCTTTTGATGAGCGCCAGCCTGGAGCGCTCACTCTCGATATTACTCAAACAGACATAGGAGTTGATTTGGTTTTTAAAGATAATGGACGTGGTATGTCTGAAGAGATCAAAGATAAAATATTTGTGCCTTTTTTTACAACCAAGCGCGGGAAAGGTGGCAGTGGTTTAGGAATGAATATTGTTTATAACTTGGTGACGAAAGTCTTAGGTGGCAAGATCCACGTTGAATCTGAGCTAGGTCATGGAACTCAATTTAATATTTCTTTGCCGGGAAGCATTTTGGTGAACGACGAGGTGAATGATAATAAAACGCTCTCTTAGTGTTTAGACTCTAAGATGCTTAATATCAGTGCTTGTGTTATCTTGAGTACCTACTAGTTACTCACTTTAGGCTCGATATAACATCCTATGCAAATGACGCACAATATTGCCCAAATTATCGCTCAAGAACTGAATGTTCG is a window of Shewanella sp. VB17 DNA encoding:
- the greB gene encoding transcription elongation factor GreB, producing the protein MKTNLITREGLDKLNKELHYLWREYRPEITLKVTWAASLGDRSENADYKENKRLLRQIDSRVRFLRKRIEAVKVIEYSPEQDGKVFFGAWVEIENENGEIKQFKIVGPDEIYGRKDYISIDAPMALALLKKEIDDEAVVKTPTGKQTWYVNKISYSAFTV
- a CDS encoding HAMP domain-containing sensor histidine kinase encodes the protein MLGNINISTKLFTSSLLFSAVMAFILLYMLLTVRVVSQKGVEQQNLVKLQIAAVKHQGEMQKLQQDARDKHLLVSDIYHEFRNLRAWLLDLSLSGLDEAKKQAIDTKTILDHKLEELSGSDRALAMRLSEQVEHFYLVMNQAVDSYVAGPRVKGHSLVGESRLVVEGLEQDLLKFMKESDMSFTDLNQQQSEAGTEVIRSGELVKNAADKVAQKNAELFISSFVCLLLITGFSFFYNFMMRREICQPIERFVKTVEHVEQELDLTRRFDVCIDDETDTDTVGTAFNRLMRNFEKRVSARTAELQKNNEELSHILDELKFTKNELMAKEKMAALGGLVASITHEINTPLGVCLSAASHLDVTVNTLNDNYLNGELTEDELNVYIKDFLDCSKLLLSNLERATKLIQSFKKVSVDQSHEEIQDFDLKVYVDEVFFSLGPLLSRTSLELSYTCPEYIMIRSNPGAFYQIISNLCNNAILHAFDERQPGALTLDITQTDIGVDLVFKDNGRGMSEEIKDKIFVPFFTTKRGKGGSGLGMNIVYNLVTKVLGGKIHVESELGHGTQFNISLPGSILVNDEVNDNKTLS